Genomic segment of Tomitella fengzijianii:
GAAAGCGGGGGCCGGCCGCACCGGTGCACTGCCCAACCCTTATGATGGTCTGGTTTGCCGCACGGGCTCGCGTCCGTGCGGCGTGCCCCGCCATCGTGCGGGAGCCCGCCCCGAGGGGCGGGCGAACGACCGCGTGCGTCGGGTCGGTAATCCGGCGCACATCGAGTCCAGGTCAAGGAGAACTCTAGTGATCCAGCAGGAGTCGCGGGTCCGAGTTGCCGACAACACCGGTGCCAAGGAGATCTTGTGCATCCGTGTTCTCGGCGGCTCCGGTCGCCGCTACGCCGGAATCGGCGATGTCATCGTCGGCACGGTCAAGGACGCCATCCCCGGCGGCAACGTCAAGCGCGGCGATCTGGTCAAGGCCGTGATCGTCCGGACCAAGAAGGAGCGCCGTCGTCCGGACGGCTCCTACATCCGCTTCGACGAGAACGCCGCCGTCATCATCAAGCCGGACAACGATCCGCGCGGTACGCGCATCTTCGGGCCCGTGGGCCGCGAGCTGCGCGACAAGAAGTACATGAGGATCATCTCGCTTGCGCCGGAGGTGCTGTGATGAAGGTGCACAAGGGCGACACGGTCCTCGTCATCTCGGGTAAGGACAAGGGCGCCAAGGGCAAGGTCATCAAGGCCATCCCCGAGCGCAACCGCGTCATCGTCGAGGGCGTGAACCGCATCAAGAAGCACACCGCCGTCTCTGCGAACCAGGCCGGCGCGCGCGTCGGCGGGATCGTCACCCAGGAGGCCGCCCTTCACGTCTCGAACGTGATGGTCGTCGACTCCGACGGCAACCCCACCCGCGTCGGGTACCGCACCGACGAGAACGGCAAGCGGGTGCGGATCTCCCGTCGCAACGGGAAGGACATCTAGAGATGACGAGCACCGAGAACAAGATTCAGCCGCGCCTGAAGCTGCAGTACCGCAGCGAGATCCGCGACGCCATGCAGAAGGAGTTCTCCTACGAGAACGCCATGCAGGTGCCGGGGCTCGTCAAGGTCGTCGTGAACATGGGCGTCGGCGACGCGGCCCGCGATGCCAAGCTCATCAACGGCGCCGTCCGCGATCTCTCGCTGATCACCGGACAGAAGCCCGAGATCCGCCGCGCACGCAAGTCCATCGCGCAGTTCAAGCTGCGTGAGGGCATGCCCATCGGCGCCCGGGTGACCCTGCGCGGTGACCGCATGTGGGAGTTCCTCGACCGTCTGCTCTCGATCGCGCTGCCCCGCATCCGCGACTTCCGCGGCCTGTCGGGCGAGCAGTTCGACGGCAACGGCAACTACACCTTCGGCCTTTCCGAGCAGTCGATGTTCCATGAGATCGACATCGACTCGATCGACCGCCCGCGCGGTATGGACATCACCGTCGTGACCACCGCCACCAACAACGACGAGGGCCGCGCGCTGCTCAAGCAGCTCGGCTTCCCGTTCAAGGAGAAGTGAGATGGCGAAGAAGGCGCTCGTCAACAAGGCGAACCGCAAGCCCAAGTTCTCAGTTCGCGCATACACGCGGTGCCAGCGTTGCGGACGCCCGCACTCGGTGTACCGCAAGTTCGGACTGTGCCGCGTCTGCTTCCGCGAGATGGCGCACGCGGGCGAACTGCCGGGAGTTCACAAGAGCTCCTGGTGATCCACCACCACACCACTTCGCGGTAGGCCTGCTGCGCCGCCCCGGCGGCGTCCAAGAGGGAACCATTGCGAGAAAGGTATACAGGTCACTTCCATGACCATGAGCGATCCGATCGCAGACATGCTCACGCGTCTGCGCAACGCCAACTCGGCGTACCACGACGAGGTTTCCATGCCGTCGTCGAAACTGAAGGTGAACATCGCCGAGATCCTCAAGCGTGAGGGCTACATCGGCGATTACAAGGTCGAGGACGCGCGGGTGGGCAAGACCCTCACGCTGGTCCTCAAGTACGGCCCTGCGCGTGAGCGCAGCCTCGCCGGCATCCGCCGCGTGTCGAAGCCCGGCCTGCGCGTGTACGCCAACTCCACCAACCTGCCCAAGGTCCTCGGCGGCCTCGGCGTGGCGATCATCTCGTCATCGACCGGACTGCTCACGGACCGCCAGGCAGCCAAGCAGCGAGTAGGCGGGGAAGTCCTCGCCTACGTCTGGTAGGGGGTCGAAGAATGTCTCGTATCGGTAGAGACCCGATCACCGTCCCCGGCGGCGTCGATGTGGCCATCGACGGCCAGGACGTCAAGGTCAAGGGGCCCAAGGGCGAGCTGGCACTGACACTGAACGACGTCATCGGCATCGCGAAGGCCGAAGACGGACGTCTGGAGGTCACGCGCGCAGACGAGGACCGTGACAGCCGCGCGCTGCACGGCCTGTCCCGCACGCTGGTGCAGAACATGGTCACCGGCGTCACCGAGGGCTACCTCATCAAGATGGAAATCCACGGCGTCGGCTACCGCGTGGCGCTGAAGGGTTCCACGTTGGAGTTCTCGCTGGGCTACAGCCACCCCGTCACCGTCGACGCGCCCGAGGGCGTGAGCTTCCAGGTCGAGAACCCCACCCGGTTCTCCATCAGCGGCATCGACAAGCAGAAGGTCGGCCAGGTCGCCTCCAACATCAAGCGGCTGCGCAAGCACGACCCGTACAAGGGCAAGGGCATCCGCTACGAAGGTGAGCAGGTCCGTCGCAAGGTCGGAAAGACGGGTAAGTGATCATGAGTGAGACTGCACAGACCAACGGCAAGCGGGTTCCGCGCGGCACGGACGTGTCCACCGCGCGCCGTATCGCGCGGAGCCGTCGGCACTTCCGCCTGCGCAAGCGGCTTTCCGGCACGCCGGCCCGCCCGCGCCTCGTAGTGAAGCGCTCCTCCCGGCACATCCACGTCCAGGTCATCGACGACACCGTGGGCCACACCCTGGCCGCTGCGTCGAGCATCGAGGCCGACGTCCGCGCCGTGGACGGCGACAAGACCGCCAAGGGCGTCAAGGTCGGGGAGCTCATCGCGGCCCGCGCCAAGGCGGCCGGCGTGACCGCGGTCGTGTTCGACCGCGGCGGCAATGCCTACCACGGCCGTATCGCGGCGCTCGCGGACGCGGCGCGCGAGGGCGGGCTGGAGTTCTGATGAAGACGATCAACAACGGAAGGACTGTCTGATGCCGGGACGTCAGCGGCGTGACGGCGGACGGGGTCCCGCCGGACAGAACGGCCCCAACAGTGACAACAAGGGTCAGGGCGGCCAGGGCGGCCGTGGCGGCCGCGGCGGCCGGGACAACCGGTCCCGCGACGCGGAGAAGTCGAACTTCATCGAGCGGGTCGTTACGATCAACCGCGTCTCGAAGGTCGTCAAGGGCGGCCGCCGGTTCAGCTTCACCGCTCTGGTGATCGTCGGCGACGGCAACGGTGTCGTCGGCGTCGGCTACGGCAAGGCCAAGGAAGTGCCGGCCGCCATCCAGAAGGGTGTCGAGGAGGCTCGGAAGAACTTCTTCCGCGTGCCGATGATCGGCAGCACCATCACCCACCCGGTGCAGGGGGAGGAGGCCGCAGGCGTGGTCATGCTGCGTCCGGCCAGCCCGGGTACCGGTGTCATCGCGGGCGGCGCCGTGCGTGCGGTCCTCGAGTGCGCCGGCATCCAGGACATCCTGTCCAAGTCGCTCGGCAGCGACAACGCGATCAACGTCGTGCACGCGACGGTGGCCGCGCTCAAGGGTCTGCGTCGTCCCGAGGAGGTCGCGGCGTCCCGCGGCCTGCCGATCGAGGACGTGGCCCCGGCGGCGATGCTGCGGGCACGTGCCGGGCAGGGGGCATGACGATGGCACAGCTCAAAGTCACCCAGGTCCGCAGCACCATCGGAACCAAGAAGAACCAGCGTGACAGCCTGCGTACCCTCGGGCTCAAGCGGATCCGGCACACCGTGGTCCGCGAGGACTCGGCGGAGACGCGCGGACTGATAAACGTGGTCTCGCACCTCGTCACGGTGGAGGAGGTCTCACAGTGACCATCAAGTTGCACCACCTTCGCCCGGCGCCGGGCTCCAAGACCGACCGCACACGCGTCGGCCGCGGTGAGGGCTCCAAGGGCAAGACCGCGGGACGCGGCACGAAGGGCACCAAGGCCCGTAAGAACGTGCCGGCCGCCTTCGAGGGCGGGCAGATGCCGCTGCACATGCGGCTGCCCAAGCTCAAGGGTTTCAAGAATCAGTTCCGCACCGAGTTCCAGGTCGTCAACGTCGGCGACATCGCGCGGCTGTTCCCCGAAGGCGGGACCGTCGGGGTGGCCGAGCTGGTCGCCGCCGGTGCCGTCCGCAAGAACCAGCCGGTGAAGGTTCTCGGCGACGGCGAGATCAGCGTCAAGGTCGACGTCACGGCGGACAAGTTCTCGGCGTCCGCCGCGGACAAGATCGCGGCCGCCGGCGGCACTGTCACCGCCACGGCCTGACCGACGCGTAGCGTGCGGCCGATCCGCGTCCGGAAGCTGTTCCGGGCGCCGGCGCGACCGTCCACGCAGAAGCGCGCATGCCGCGGATGGGGCCTTGCGGGCCCCGTCCGCGGCATCGCTGTCTGCGCCCACTGTTAGAGTTCAATCGTCGTCCGCGCGCCGGCCGGACCACGCCGGTGGGGATTGCCCGGGCCGCCGCCCGATGAGGGTGGGCGGGTCGGTGGGTTCTTTCCCGGGCGCCCCGTCAGCACACATCCAGGAGGACACTTGCTCTCGGCCTTCGGATCTGCCTTCAGGACTCCGGACCTGCGGCGGAAGATCCTGTTCACGCTCGGCCTGATAGTGCTGTATCGGCTGGGCGCGATGATGCCGTCGCCCGGCGTGGACTTCAAGGTGGTCCAGCAATGTTCCGCGGACGCCCTCGGCGGCGACGGTGACGCGGCCGGCGTGTACACGCTCATCAACCTGTTCTCCGGCGGCGCCCTGTTGCAGCTGTCCGTGTTCGCCATCGGCATCATGCCCTACATCACGGCGAGCATCATCGTCCAGCTGCTGACCGTCGTCATCCCGAAGTTCGAGGAACTGCGCAAGGAAGGCCAATCCGGCCAGGCCAAGATGACGCAGTACACGCGGTACATCACGATCGCGCTGGCGCTGCTCCAGTCCACCGGCTTCGTCGCACTGGCCAACAGTGGCAACCTGCTGCGGGGCTGTGATCAGCCCATCCTGGCCGACTCGAGCATCTTCGGACTCGTCGTGACGACTCTCGTCATGTCCGCGGGCGGCGTGCTGCTGATGTGGTTCGGCGAGCTCATCACCGAGCGCGGCGTCGGCAACGGCATGTCGCTGCTGATCTTCATCAGCATCGGCGCCGGCCTGCCGACGATGGGCAAGTCCATCCTGGATCAGGGCGGGCTCAAGTTCACGCTGATCATGCTCGCGGTGCTGGCGATCCTCGTCGGCGTCGTGTTCATCGAGCAAGGCCAGCGCCGCATCCCGGTCCAGTACGCCAAGCGGATGGTGGGCCGGCGGATGTACGGCGGCACGTCCACCTACCTGCCGCTCAAGGTCAACCAGGCCGGCGTCATCCCGGTGATCTTCGCGTCGTCGCTGCTGTACCTGCCCACTCTCGTGGCCCAGTTGACGAGCAACAACGGCACCGAAGAGCACTGGTGGAACAAGATCATCAACCAGTACCTGTCCAACCCCGCGGACACCGGCTACATCATCATCTACTTCCTGCTCATCATCTTCTTCACCTACTTCTACGTGGCGATCACGTTCAATCCTGAAGAGCGTGCGGACGAGATGAAGAAGTACGGTGGGTTCATTCCGGGGATCCGTCCGGGGCGGCCGACGGTGGAGTACCTGCAGTACGTGCTCACGCGGATCACCCTTGTGGGCTCGCTCTACCTGGGCATCATCACGGTGCTGCCGAACTTCTTCCTGGGCGCGGCGGCAACGGCGAGCATGGCGTTCGGCGGCACGTCGATCCTGATCATCGTCGTCGTCGCCCTCGACACCGCGAAGCAGATCGAAAGCCAGTTGTTGCAGCGAAACTATGAAGGGTTCCTTCGATGAGAATTGTTCTACTCGGTCCCCCCGGAGCAGGTAAGGGCACGCAGGCCGCCATCCTGTCCGACAAGCTCGGCGTGCCGCACATCTCGACCGGCGATCTGTTCCGCGCGAACATCGGCGAAGGCACCGACCTGGGCGTGGAGGCGAAGCGGTATCTCGACGCCGGCGAACTGGTCCCCAGCGAGTTGACCAACCGCATGGTGGAGGCCCGTCTGAGTGAGGCCGACGCCGCCCAGGGATTCCTGCTCGACGGCTTTCCCCGCACAGTCGACCAGGCGGAGGCGCTCGAGGGGATCCTCGGTCGGCTGGGCACCGCTCTCGACGCCGTCCTCGAGTTCGTCGTCGACGAGGACGTCGTGGTGGAGCGCATGCTGTCCCGCGGCCGCGATGACGACAAGGAAGACGTCATCCGCAACCGGCTGCGTGTGTACCGCGCGGAGACCGCACCGCTGCTGGACCATTACCGGTCCATCGAGGTGAGCGTCGACGCGGTGGGCGAGATCGAGGAGATCAACGCGCGAGCCATGGCAGCACTGGGCAAGTAGCCGTGGGTTTCGCGCGACGTCGCAAGGTGGTGCCGTTCCGCACGGCCGGGGAGCTCGACGCCATGGCAGCCGCGGGCGCGGTGGTGGGACGGACCCTCGTGGCGGTCCGGGACGCCGCGGTGCCCGGGGCCAGCACGCTGGACCTGGACCGTGTGGCGGAGGCGTCGATCCGGGCCGCGGGGGCAGTGCCCTCGTTCCTGGGATACCACGGGTTCACCGGTTCCATCTGCGCGTCCCGCAACGACGTGGTGGTCCACGGCATCCCCCGTGCGGACGACCTGCTGGGCGAGGGCGACCTGATCTCGATCGACTGCGGCGCCATCCTCGACGGATGGCACGGCGACTCCGCGTGGACCTTCGCGGTGGGCGGAGTCTCCGCAGCGGAGGAGGAGCTCAACGCCGCCACGGAGCAGTCGCTTGCGGCGGGGATCGCGGCGATGCTTCCCGGGAACCGGCTGACCGACGTGTCGCATGCGATCGAAAGCGGGACCCACGCGGCGGAGAAGGCGCACGGCAGGGTCTACGGCATCGTCGACGGCTACGGCGGCCACGGTATCGGCCGGGAGATGCACATGGACCCGTTCCTCGCCAACGAGGGCGCGCCCGGAAAGGGCCCCCGGCTGGTGGTCGGCTCCGTGCTCGCCATCGAACCGATGCTCACCCTGGGTACCGACCAGACGACCGTTCTGGAGGACGGGTGGACGGTGATCACCGACGACGGCTCCAGGGCTTCGCACTGGGAGCACACCGTGGCGGTGACCTCCGACGGTCCGCGCATCCTGACGACCCGCCCCTGACGCGCCGCCGCGGCCCGGTCCGGCCCTAGGCGTCGAGGAGGATCGTCACCGGGCCGTCGTTGGTGGACGCGACCTGCATGTGCGCGCCGAAACTCCCCGATTGGACCCGGGCGCCCAGTCGGCGGAGTTCACCGGTCAGCGCGTCGACGAGGGGCTCGGCCACCGAACCCGGGGCGGCCTGGTTCCAGGACGGGCGCCGGCCTTTGCACGCGTCACCGTACAGAGTGAACTGGCTGACGACCAGGACCGGAGCGTCCAGGTCCGAGGCCGAGGTCTCGCCGTCGAGGATGCGGAGTCGCCAGATCTTCGCCGCCAGCGCGGCCGCCGCGGCGACGTCGTCGGAGTGCGTTGCACCGACGAGCACGAGCAGCCCCTGCCGGGCGCCTGGCGCATCCGTGTCCGCTCTTCCTGGGCCGCTGTCGCCGAGGATTTCGCCGACTGTCTCGCCGTCGACCTGCACTCGCGCCCACGTGACCCGCTGAACGACCGCTCGCATGCCGCCATTCGATCAGATGCGCATCCGGGCGCGGCGTCCGGTGCGGTCACCCCGCGTCGCCGTCGCACCCGGTGGATCGGTGCCGGTCGGCTCCTTCGGGCGGGCCGACGAGCACGGGCGGGCGTCCCGGCGCGCGATGCCATCGATCGCCGCGCGCATCGGTGAAGGTGATCGCCGGCAGGACGGGGGTGTCCGCGAGATGACGCAGGGTCTGCCGGTGCTCCCCGGGCAGTACGATTCCGATCCTGGTGGGTGCCGGGCCCCGCCCGTCGGCCGCATCGACGGGGTCGAGCACATCCGCCGCCTGCACCTCGACGTCGTGGATGGGGTGCCCCGAACGGTTCGCGACGACCAGCTCGGACTCGGCGATCCAAGCGCTCACGTGGTCGGCGTGCGCCCGGCGCGCGCGCATGCGGTCGCCCATCTCGCGCAGCAGGCGATGCCGACGTTCACGGTGGATCTGCCAGAATCCGACCCCGAACGCGGCGACGGTGCCGATGGATCCGAACCAGGTGGCGAGGTCTCCGAAGCTGTCGAACCACTGATGCGGTGCTGCGGCCATGGTCGTGATCCTTGTCGTCCGGTGCGGGGAGGTTTTCGCCGCGCGGGCGCGGGCGTGTACCCTGGTCGATTGGTGCGTGCTGCGCGCGTGTTCCGTGCCGCCTGATGGCGACCGGAGCCGCCCGGGTCGGGCGGCAGGGCGCGGGCCTGTAGTGAGCAGGTCTGTAGTGAGCATCATCCCTTAGGAGGACGAGTAGGCGATCGATTCGGGATCGTCCGGGCACGCCCGGACGATCGGTCGACGCCAGGATCGCGGAGGACATGGCCAAGAAGGACGGCGCCATCGAGGTCGAGGGGCGTGTGATCGAACCCCTGCCCAACGCAATGTTCCGCGTTGAGCTGGAGAACGGACACAAGGTCCTTGCCCACATCAGTGGCAAGATGCGGCAGCACTACATCAGGATCCTTCCCGAGGATCGGGTGGTGGTGGAGCTGTCGCCGTATGACCTCTCCCGCGGTCGGATCGTTTTCCGGTACAGGTGAGAACCCTTTCCGGCCGGTCCCGGTCGGGAGGACTACGATTCTGCGGCGCCGCTGGCGGCGTCGCGGAGTGATCTTCAGGAGATTCGACAGACGTGAAGGTGCAACCGAGCGTCAAGAAGATCTGCGAGAAGTGCAAGGTGATCCGCCGTCACGGGCGGGTCATGGTGATCTGCGACAACCCGCGCCACAAGCAGCGCCAGGGTTAGGCAGCGCCGGCCAACGCACAATTGCGATCGGCTTGCCGAGCGACATGACAGCCTCCCAGAACCAGCCGCACCCCATGCGGGCGCGGTCCACCCCCGGCACGGAGGCCGGGGCCCCATCGAATACGGGGACGGGCTGGGAGAAGACCTCCGAACACCGAGAACAGGATCTGCCACATGGCACGACTCTCTGGTGTGGATCTGCCCCGCGAAAAGCGGATGGAGATCGCACTGACCTACATCTACGGGATCGGCCGTACCCGCTCCCACGAGATCCTCGCGGCCACGGGCGTCAACCCCGACCTGCGCAGCAAGGATCTCACCGACGAGGACCTCACGAAGCTGCGTGACTACATCGAGAACAGCCTGAGGGTGGAGGGCGACCTTCGCCGCGAGGTGCAGGCGGACATCCGTCGCAAGATGGAGATCGGCTGCTACCAGGGCCTGCGGCACCGCCGTGGACTTCCGGTCCGTGGTCAGCGCACCAAGACCAACGCGCGCACGCGCAAGGGACCCAAGAAGACCATCGCCGGCAAGAAGAAGGCCAGGTAAGCAATGCCACCGAAGTCACGCGGCACCGGCCCCAAGAAGGGCACCCGACGCAGGGACAAGAAGAACATCCCGCTCGGCGCCGCACACATCAAGAGCACGTTCAGCAATACGATCGTCTCGATCACCGACCCCGCGGGCAACGTCGTCTCGTGGGCGTCGTCCGGCCATGTGGGCTTCAAGGGGTCGCGCAAGTCGACCCCGTTCGCCGCGCAGCTGGCTGCGGAGAACGCCGCGCGCAAGGCGCAGGAGCACGGCATGAAGAAGGTCGACGTCTTCGTGAAGGGCCCGGGCTCGGGTCGCGAGACGGCGATCCGCTCGCTGCAGGCCGCCGGCCTCGAGGTCGGCACAATCTCTGATGTCACCCCTCAGCCGCACAACGGCTGCCGTCCGCCCAAGCGGCGCCGGGTCTAGCGGGAACTGGAAAGGATAGGAGGCTAAAGGTTCATGGCTCGTTATACCGGACCGGTCACCCGCAAGTCGCGACGTCTGCGCGTCGACCTCGTCGGAGGAGACCAGGCGTTCGAGCGTCGCCCCTACCCGCCCGGCCAGCACGGCCGCGCGCGGATCAAGGAGAGCGAGTACCTCCTGCAGCTGCAGGAGAAGCAGAAGGCGCGCTTCAGCTACGGCGTGATGGAGAAGCAGTTCCGCCGCTACTACGAAGAGGCCGCGTCGCGTCCCGGCAAGACCGGTGAGATCCTGCTCGTCCTGCTCGAGTCGCGTCTCGACAACGTGGTCTACCGCGCAGGGCTCGCGCGCACGCGCCGCCAGGCACGTCAGCTCGTCAGCCACGGCCACTTCCTGGTCAACGGCAAGAAGGTCGACATCCCCAGCTACCGCGTGTCGCAGTACGACATCATCGACATCAAGGAGAAGTCGATGAGCACGCTGCCGTTCCAGGTGGCGCGGGAGACCCAGGGCGAGCGCAACGTCCCCGGCTGGCTGCAGGTCGTCGGCCCGCGCATGCGGGTGCTCGTGCACCAGCTGCCGGAGCGCGCGCAGATCGACGTGCCGCTGCAGGAGCAGCTCATCGTCGAGTACTACTCGAAGTAGATCGTGCGTCCCCGTGCGGCCATGGCCGCACGGGGCGCTGTCCCGGACAGCGTTCGGGGCTTCCCCGAGGGTCTCGGGGTCCGTCAGGTGGACGTCAAATAGCGGACGTCCGTACAGGAGGAATGTCAATGCTCATCTCGCAGCGACCCGTGCTGACCGAAGAGGTCATCGCGGACAACCGCTCGAAGTTCGTGATCGAGCCGCTGGAGCCGGGGTTCGGCTACACGCTCGGCAACTCGCTTCGGCGCACGCTGCTGTCGTCCATCCCGGGCGCGGCGGTCACCAGCATCCGGATCGAGGGTGTGCTCCACGAGTTCACCACGATCCCGGGCGTGAAGGAGGATGTCACCGAGATCATCCTCAACCTCAAGGGGCTCGTCGTGAGTTCCGAGGAGGATGAGCCGGTCACGATGTACGTGCGCATGCAGGGGCCCGGTGTGGTCACGGCAGGCGACATCGTCCCGCCGAGCGGCGTGGAGGTGCACAACCCCGATCTGCACATCGCGACGCTGAACGAGAAGGGCAAGCTCGAGATCGAGCTCGTGGTCGAGCGTGGCCGCGGCTATGTCCAGGCGATCCAGAACAAGGCCGCCGGCGCGGAGATCGGCCGTATCCCGGTCGACTCCATCTACTCGCCGGTCCTCAAGGTGACCTACAAGGTCGAGGCCACCCGTGTGGAGCAGCGTACGGACTTCGACAAGCTGATCCTGGACGTCGAGACGAAGCACTCGATCTCGCCGCGTGACGCCATCGCGTCGGCCGGCAAGACGCTGGTCGAGCTGTTCGGATTGGCTCAGGAGCTCAACGTCGAGGCGGAAGGCATCGAGATCGGGCCGTCGCCCGTCGAGGCCGACCACATCGCGGCGTACTCCATGCCGATCGAGGAGCTGGAGCTGGCGGTCCGCTCGAACAACTGCTTCAAGCGCGAGGGCGTCCACACCGTGGGCGACCTGGTGGCGCGCAGCGAGTCGGATCTGCTGGACATCCGGAACTTCGGACAGAAGTCGATCAATGAGGTCAAGGTCAAACTGGCCGCCCTCGGTCTGGCGCTCAAGGACAGCCCTCCCGGGTTCGACCCGTCCACGATCGCCGGATACGACCCGGAGACGGGCACGTGGACGGACACGGACGACGACGATCAGGACTTCGCCGAGACCGAACAGCTGTAACCGTCTTCACCCGGAACGCCGGAGAGGCCGTCCCGGGTACCTACAAGGAGCACTACAATGCCCAAGCCCACAAAGGGTGCCCGCCTCGGCGGGTCGGCTTCGCACCAGAAGGCCATCCTGGCCAACCTGGCCACTGCGCTCTTCGAACACGGTCGGATCACCACCACCGAGTCGAAGGCAAAGCGGCTGCGTCCGTACGCGGAGAAGCTGATCACGAAGGCCAAGGCCGGCACGCTGGCAGACCGACGCGAGGTGATGAAGAACATCACCGACAAGGACGTCGTCCACCACCTGTTCGCCGACATCGGACCGCACTTCGCGGAGCGCGACGGCGGGTACACCCGCATCGTCAAGACGCTTCCGCGCAAGGGTGACAACGCCTCGATGGCGATCATCGAGCTGGTGCGCGAGCAGACCGTGTCCTCCGAGGCGGACCGTGCGCGTCGCGTCGCGGCCTCGCAGGCCCAGGAGAACCCGGTGGCCGAGGTCGCCGACGAGGCGACCGACGCCGAGGTCGAGAACGCCGAGGAGGTGGTGGAGGGGATCGAGGAGACCACCGCCACCGCGGCCGACGCGACCGAGGCCGGAGACGACAAGGCCGCGGACAAGGAATAGTCCCCAGTGGAGGAATCCTTTCATCGCGCGGGTGAGCCCGCCGTCGCAGACAGCGGCGGCGGGCTCACCCGTCTGCGCCTCGACATCGCCTACGACGGCACCGACTTCTCCGGGTGGGCCAAGCAGCCCGGCCGCAGGACTGTGTGCGGCGTGCTGGAGGAGGCGCTGGCGACGGTGCTGCGCACGCCCGCCCGCCTGACGGTGGCGGGCCGGACGGACGCCGGAGTGCACGCGGCGGGGCAGGTGGCGCACCTGGACCTGCCGGCGGACGCCGTGCCCGGCGACCCGTCGCGGTGGGTGCGCCGCTTCGCCCGGCTTTTGCCGCAGGACGTCCGCATCCGCGAGTTCACGCCGGTCCCCGGCGATTTCGACGCGCGATTCTCCGCCCTGCGCCGCCACTACGCCTACCGCGTGACCGCCGCGGAGTCGGGCGCCGACCCCGTGCGGGCCAGAGACACGGCGGTGTGGCGGGGGCCCGTCGACGTGGAGGCCATGCGGGAGGGCTCGGCCGCGCTGGTGGGGCTGCACGACTTCGCCGCGTACTGCAGGCGCCGCGACGGCGCGACGACGGTCCGTGAACTGCAACGGTTCGACTGGGTCGAGGCAGACGGGGGCGTGCTCGTGGCCTACGTCAGCGCGGACGCGTTCTGCTGGTCGATGGTGCGCAGCCTCGTCGGGGCGGCGCTGACGGTGGGGCAGCACCGGCGCGCCCCGGAGTGGATGACGGAGCTGCTGGCGGAGCGGGCGCGTTCCAGCGCGGTGCCCGTCGCGCCCGCGAAGGGGCTCAGCCTGATCGGTGTCGACTATCCGGCGGAGGACGCCCTCGCCGCGCGGAACAGAAGAACAATGGACAAGCGTGACCCGGTCGAAGCGCACGGCGGGGGCGGGCCGGGCGGGTGCTGCGGCGACTGACCGGTCGGGTGCGCTGGGCGCGCCGACGGCGGCGTCGAGCCGGCGCGGGGTTCGGGGGAGGGGAGAAGTTGCAGGCTGAGAGCGGTACTCGCGCGGCCACGGTGGTCGTCGACATCGGACCCGCCGGGATTCGCGCGTGGGCGAACGGGGACGTCACGCGGCAGCGGGCGGCGGTGCTGCGCACCGGGGGCGGGCTGGTGTACGGGGACGAGGCCGCGCGAGGTGCGGGGGCCGACCTGGGCGCCTTCGAGG
This window contains:
- the map gene encoding type I methionyl aminopeptidase; this encodes MGFARRRKVVPFRTAGELDAMAAAGAVVGRTLVAVRDAAVPGASTLDLDRVAEASIRAAGAVPSFLGYHGFTGSICASRNDVVVHGIPRADDLLGEGDLISIDCGAILDGWHGDSAWTFAVGGVSAAEEELNAATEQSLAAGIAAMLPGNRLTDVSHAIESGTHAAEKAHGRVYGIVDGYGGHGIGREMHMDPFLANEGAPGKGPRLVVGSVLAIEPMLTLGTDQTTVLEDGWTVITDDGSRASHWEHTVAVTSDGPRILTTRP
- the infA gene encoding translation initiation factor IF-1 gives rise to the protein MAKKDGAIEVEGRVIEPLPNAMFRVELENGHKVLAHISGKMRQHYIRILPEDRVVVELSPYDLSRGRIVFRYR
- a CDS encoding DNA-directed RNA polymerase subunit alpha; translated protein: MLISQRPVLTEEVIADNRSKFVIEPLEPGFGYTLGNSLRRTLLSSIPGAAVTSIRIEGVLHEFTTIPGVKEDVTEIILNLKGLVVSSEEDEPVTMYVRMQGPGVVTAGDIVPPSGVEVHNPDLHIATLNEKGKLEIELVVERGRGYVQAIQNKAAGAEIGRIPVDSIYSPVLKVTYKVEATRVEQRTDFDKLILDVETKHSISPRDAIASAGKTLVELFGLAQELNVEAEGIEIGPSPVEADHIAAYSMPIEELELAVRSNNCFKREGVHTVGDLVARSESDLLDIRNFGQKSINEVKVKLAALGLALKDSPPGFDPSTIAGYDPETGTWTDTDDDDQDFAETEQL
- the rpsD gene encoding 30S ribosomal protein S4 — protein: MARYTGPVTRKSRRLRVDLVGGDQAFERRPYPPGQHGRARIKESEYLLQLQEKQKARFSYGVMEKQFRRYYEEAASRPGKTGEILLVLLESRLDNVVYRAGLARTRRQARQLVSHGHFLVNGKKVDIPSYRVSQYDIIDIKEKSMSTLPFQVARETQGERNVPGWLQVVGPRMRVLVHQLPERAQIDVPLQEQLIVEYYSK
- the rplQ gene encoding 50S ribosomal protein L17, yielding MPKPTKGARLGGSASHQKAILANLATALFEHGRITTTESKAKRLRPYAEKLITKAKAGTLADRREVMKNITDKDVVHHLFADIGPHFAERDGGYTRIVKTLPRKGDNASMAIIELVREQTVSSEADRARRVAASQAQENPVAEVADEATDAEVENAEEVVEGIEETTATAADATEAGDDKAADKE
- the rpsM gene encoding 30S ribosomal protein S13 — its product is MARLSGVDLPREKRMEIALTYIYGIGRTRSHEILAATGVNPDLRSKDLTDEDLTKLRDYIENSLRVEGDLRREVQADIRRKMEIGCYQGLRHRRGLPVRGQRTKTNARTRKGPKKTIAGKKKAR
- the rpmJ gene encoding 50S ribosomal protein L36, with translation MKVQPSVKKICEKCKVIRRHGRVMVICDNPRHKQRQG
- the rpsK gene encoding 30S ribosomal protein S11, producing MPPKSRGTGPKKGTRRRDKKNIPLGAAHIKSTFSNTIVSITDPAGNVVSWASSGHVGFKGSRKSTPFAAQLAAENAARKAQEHGMKKVDVFVKGPGSGRETAIRSLQAAGLEVGTISDVTPQPHNGCRPPKRRRV
- the dtd gene encoding D-aminoacyl-tRNA deacylase; the protein is MRAVVQRVTWARVQVDGETVGEILGDSGPGRADTDAPGARQGLLVLVGATHSDDVAAAAALAAKIWRLRILDGETSASDLDAPVLVVSQFTLYGDACKGRRPSWNQAAPGSVAEPLVDALTGELRRLGARVQSGSFGAHMQVASTNDGPVTILLDA
- a CDS encoding adenylate kinase; the encoded protein is MRIVLLGPPGAGKGTQAAILSDKLGVPHISTGDLFRANIGEGTDLGVEAKRYLDAGELVPSELTNRMVEARLSEADAAQGFLLDGFPRTVDQAEALEGILGRLGTALDAVLEFVVDEDVVVERMLSRGRDDDKEDVIRNRLRVYRAETAPLLDHYRSIEVSVDAVGEIEEINARAMAALGK